The proteins below are encoded in one region of Kogia breviceps isolate mKogBre1 chromosome 8, mKogBre1 haplotype 1, whole genome shotgun sequence:
- the GFI1B gene encoding zinc finger protein Gfi-1b: MPRSFLVKSKKAHTYHQPRAQEDELLWPPALGPAARDQVLSTNPVLSTLFPNQCLDWTDLKREPELELDQSLMTRMASAPEGPAVTSRPQDGGSPSSDSPPFYKPRFSWDALASSYGHSYQQAPSTMQSAFLERSVSLYGSPLVPSTEPPLDFSLHYSPGLDAYHCIKCSKVFSTPHGLEVHVRRSHSGTRPFACNVCGKTFGHAVSLEQHTHVHSQGRSFECRMCGKAFKRSSTLSTHLLIHSDTRPYPCQFCGKRFHQKSDMKKHTYIHTGEKPHKCQVCGKAFSQSSNLITHSRKHTGFKPFSCELCTKGFQRKVDLRRHRESQHNLK; the protein is encoded by the exons ATGCCACGCTCCTTCCTGGTGAAGAGCAAGAAGGCTCACACCTACCACCAGCCCCGTGCCCAGGAGGATGAGCTCCTCTGGCCTCCTGCCCTTGGTCCTG CGGCCAGGGACCAGGTCCTGAGCACCAACCCTGTCCTCAGCACCCTGTTCCCAAACCAGTGCCTGGACTGGACTGACCTCAAACGGGAGCCGGAGCTGGAGCTGGACCAGAGCTTGATGACCAGGATGGCCTCCGCCCCAG AGGGGCCTGCCGTGACGTCCCGACCCCAGGATGGGGGCTCGCCATCCTCTGACTCACCGCCGTTCTACAAGCCCAGATTCTCCTGGGATGCCCTGGCTTCATCCTACGGGCACAGCTACCAGCAGGCCCCCTCCACCATGCAGTCTGCCTTCCTGGAGCGCTCCGTCAGCCTGTATGGCAGCCCTCTGGTGCCCAGCACCGAGCCGCCCTTGGACTTTAGCCTCCACTACTCCCCGGGCTTGGACGCATACCACTGCATCAAGTGCAGCAAG GTGTTCTCCACCCCACACGGGCTCGAGGTGCACGTCCGCCGCTCCCACAGCGGGACCCGGCCCTTCGCCTGCAACGTCTGCGGCAAAACCTTCGGCCATGCAGTGAGTCTGGAGCAGCACACGCACGTCCACTCCCAG GGGCGCAGCTTCGAGTGCCGCATGTGCGGCAAGGCGTTCAAGCGCTCGTCCACCCTGTCCACCCACCTGCTCATCCACTCGGACACGCGGCCCTACCCCTGCCAGTTCTGCGGCAAGCGCTTCCACCAGAAGTCGGACATGAAGAAGCACACCTACATCCACACCG GTGAGAAGCCACACAAGTGCCAGGTgtgtgggaaggctttcagccaGAGCTCCAACCTCATCACTCACAGCCGGAAGCACACGGGCTTCAAGCCCTTCAGCTGTGAGCTGTGCACCAAAGGCTTCCAGCGTAAAGTGGACTTGCGGCGGCACCGCGAGAGCCAGCACAACCTCAAGTGA